In the genome of Stomoxys calcitrans chromosome 4, idStoCalc2.1, whole genome shotgun sequence, the window tttgcaggagagtaattACAGCCTTTTCTCTCTATTGttatataatttaataaaacagctgatttaCAAAAAACATCTGTTCGATGCTGAAAATTGCTGCTGTAAAAAAACCTATAGAAATTTGGAAGTTCCCAATTACCAAATTCCCAATATATTGCTAGCTCTCACACATTCTCCCGCTCTCTTCTTCCgacaaataaagtacgcgaaccatttgtgcaaattttcacaataCAATTTTTGCTGGAAGTAGTTCTCGTACTTTTTTGACAGCAGAACACAAAGGGAGAGTATGTGAGAGTAAGAAAATATTGTGAGAATTTGGTGATTGAAAGCTAGCAAAATTTAGCTGCAGGGTTTTTTCCAGCAgcaatttgcagcatcgaataTAAGTTTTTTAAACCAgctgttttttttaaataaataacaaaagagAATAAAGCCTGTTCTTACTcccctgcaaatttttacaggaaaatttttactgcaaaagtacgcgaacagacctattatGAGAGTGGAAATAAGAGATAAATGACTGctgaaatatttataaaataaacccTATTTGCATTGTTTGAACAGCTGCGCCAAAGCTTTTGTTTGCCTGCTGCACCAAAATCACCAGTTTTTTTCATTGCAAAGTCAGCTGTTTCCCCTTttaaaaatcagctgattttgatTTATTGTAGTAAAAGAGCGAAAGTTGGAGATAATGATAGATCGACAAGAACACAAGTTGAAAATTGTACGGATGATCTCCATATTCGCGATGCGGTGAGAAGGTTAGAGGTTAGATTTCAGTTCAACCTGCTTCCTTTTACTCCATATGCCATATTTGATATCAGCATTTATGCCCACCTTCCATTTGCAGAGTTGTCCGACCATCCTTGGCACTTCTGGACTGACCTTTACCTTGCCGAGTTTCATAGGTTCTTCTGCGCGTATTTGGATTGTACTTTATGTTACTCATATATTTCCGAGAGTCGTAGATGTCTCCCTAACCGTCATGCAGTGAGAAGAATTTCCTAACGTTGTAGAATAGTTTAACGTGCTTCCTATTACTCCATATGGTTTATTGGGTAGCAGTATATATGCCCACCCTCCATTTGCAGAGTTGTCCGACCATTCTTGTCACTTCTGAACTGACCTGTACCTTACGAGTTTCGTAAGTTTGTTCCTTTGCGTATTTGGATTGCACCTTTTCTTCCTTAAATATTGCCGAGTTTTGTAGGTGTATCTGTCCCTATCCGTCATGTAGGGAGAAGCATTGGCTTAGATATTTCCTGTTAATCCATATGACTATATTGGGTATGACCATGTATTTCCACTTTCCATTTGTAGAGTTATTTCACCACCCTTGCCACAATTAGACTAACCTTTACTTTGCCGAGCTCCTCTTATTCCCCGTATATTGCtgagttttgtttttctatgcTCCTcttgtttcttatatcctgttctGTCCCAAATTCTATCGTTAGTATACTAGAAATTACGCTAGCCTCTTCGAGGAATATCAACTGCAGATTCAATGGGAACTCCAGGGAACTTCTGGATGGGACGTTTCAAGTTATCACCCCCTGTCAACCAATCATCCGTCGGAGCACTAAAAGACGTTGTCGACGAGTTTCTACAACATCCTAGGAGACTTCCTCGTAGGCTACGCAGACGTTGTAGACGTTGTGGCAGTCATACCGGCGAGAAACATGGAAGAGGCTCAGCGTAAGCTAACGCAAGTCATGATTCGCTCAAGAAACTGACTGCACGAACGAGGACTAGAGTTGGCCACACACAAGACTATTAGTTCTGCTCACCAGACGGCGAATCTCCCTGGAAAAAGGCAAGCGAGTCGAAAATGTAGACGTAACGACAAAGGAGTTGGTAAATTACCTAGGAATTCGACTGGATTCTTAATTGACGTTGGTCAGCAGACACGGATATTTTAGATATTTTTGCTTCTTCGAAGATGAAGAACACCTGGATGGCTCTGAACATACTTTCTTCCACTTCAAACGATGGGAGGAACCACGCGCGTATCTTGAAGACCAGAAAAGGTCAATAACTACAGGAAGTGTTGTAGACAAAATGATCAGAAGTATTGACAACTGGACAGAAGTAGCAAAATATTGCGAAGACTTCCTAAGACGAAAGAAAACCGATCTCGACGAGGCATAAGTGATCTCAACGATGAGAGCTTGGACGAAATTGATGAAATAGACAAAGGTGTAAGGGCCGATTTAAGAGACACTTCGAAGTAATGCAAAAGCGGTGCCTTGGTGGATTTGAGTCTCAGCGGCGATAAGGTGGGTTTTTAATCGGTTAGGTAGATTGTAAGCCCGACATAACACATAGTGCTTGCAGCAATGCATTTTCtcttctaggttaggttaggttgaaaagagggtgcagatattaatccgccccatgccactatggacatacacctaagccagtaatcggcttgttgtgcgctctaaaaactatagagTTGTTGTGTCCTTTCTTAAACTTCCAATCAACCATTATCAACCTAATTTTCAATTCAGATGATCTTAAGTcactcataaaaaaaaaaacagttttaagGTTGCATTCATTATCAAAAATCATACATCGTATTTGTAAGCATTTTCCATCTTATTATATGGTATTATGGTAAGGTGGACTTCATCTGAAAAGATAATGTAAGCActaagaaatttgaaaaaggggTTTAGGTCGATATAATCTTTTCTTAATCTATTTATATTGAAAACCATCTCTTAATCCATAGGAGGGCCCATTAGAAAGTTGCACAACtgctaaatgggccaaatttccTACTTAATAGTAAATTTTGGTGAACTTTCGGGATATATCTCTTAACACATCATCGAATGCGGAGCTATCACCAAACAGAAACTTTTTAAGGCTTTTATAGGTTGGTCAATGCAAGAAGGTCAAGCGATAGCCTTTCTTGGTTGTCATAAAAATATATCAATAAGTTTTCTTAAAACTTGTGTGgtaaaatttttgacattgaGGTCCATTGTAAAGAAAATGTATCTATCTTAAGATAACTGCGAATAAAACAATCATATTGTTAccatatataattttatttttcctttcaaCTTTAACAAAACTCCAAAAATAGTTTTATCCTTTGTGACTTCATTTTAAAAATCCTGCCAACATGCTGTATCCCCTAAACATTTACAACTGCTGGAATAAGCTTTTCATAGATCTCTATGCCTCTCAAATAGGTATCAGCCTTGAGGAATTCATCGTGATCGTGTAATAAAACAGGTGTATTAATCATGGGTGAAAAACCAATGGCAGGAACACCAACATAACGTAAATGACGGCTATCAGTGCCGCCGGGGAAGACttgtttaacaatttttaaacctctgcaaaaagaagaaattaaataaaattctaagaaatttatACAAAGAAAAAACCTACAAATCATTGACCaaacaattttcaaaggctTTCCAATATATGTTGGAATCGTCGGTTTTGGTAGCTTGAATTTTGGGTtctttttgttcaaaatataATTCTATATCACCGCCAGCCTCAAGGCACCATTGACGAACCTAAGATGACAAAAGGATATAAGGACATTTttgacaaataaaaaatttcttttccatTACCTGTTTTTCAAAATCCCCATGGTCTACAGTTATGGCCAAACGAATATCGAAACAAACATCCATGAAAGGAGGCACCACATTACTTTGTACACCACCCTTTAAAGTGGTCAAATTCACTGTAGTCACATCTCCTATGGACAGGGAAGCATCACTTTCTAAGCGCTTGCTTTCATTAGCTCTAAAAGCCATCATTTTATTTAGAATATAATGGAATTTTTCTCCCACGGTATTTTTCAGCAACAAGGAACCATGACCAGCAGTACCAGTTATTTGGAAATGGATTTCTGAAagtaaaaagaagtaaaaagaaaaataatcgtACGCATGAAGTACACAAGTACCAGAGGTACTTACGCCATATAGATCTCTCGGCATAATATACCAAATAGGTATCGTCTGTGGCAGCAACGCCTTCATCCAAAGAAAAGCCCACATTTAGTTTTTTGAAGTCATCTGTCTTGACAAAAGCTTCCATGCCCAAGTGGCCACCGATTTCTTCATCTATTAGAGGAGAAGAGAGTGAGGAATTATAGAAAATATGAAATGTAATGccaatttcaaaattaatttcatGCTCCCTTATTCACTCCTTATTTTATAATAAGGGGTGTCTGGTGACATTTATCCACACCATTTGCCTTTGACAATTAGCAATTTACTTATTAAATTTCCATGGCTGGAAATAGAAAACCTTTTAGGAATATTTTATTAGCTTAAGGATAATTGTTGGCTGGTGACATTAAAAAGTTTCACCGAGTTAAGGGAAATGGAAAGCATTTTCAATAACTAATTTTGACTAGATTTCTATGAAGTTAGATAATGAAATCCCTATACATTCTTCTTagatggtgtttttgaaaatggaacAACCCTATAATAAAACTTCTCAGATTTATTAtccttaaatatttttcaaagattTACCTGAACTACTTGaagataaaagctttatattcaTATTTGGTTTGGCATATTCAAATTTCCTATCTTTATAGCCGCCCAAGTTTGAAATATagtaaaaaacgaaaaatgttaTCTGGGCtactttgaaggcaaacacttctataaaatttatttatctcAGAAAGAAATGTGTGTTAAGGGGCTTATCGCTATACAGCTAATCGCCATAaagattactttttttaaggGAATGAAAACAGGCAaccaaaatgttttcaaatttgttCACTTTGTAGACTTACCTGCCACAAAGGTAATATGCACTGTGCGTTTCATGGTTGTTCCACGTTTCTTTAAGGCACGTATGGCAGCCAGGTATTGCATGCCAACACATTTCATATCCTGTGAGCCACGAGCAAATATTCTTCCCTCCGAGTCCATTTCAGCACCAAATGGTGGATGGGTCCATTTGTCCTCAAATACTGGAACAACATCCATGTGGGAGTTCAGGACCACCGAAGGCAAGTTCGGCTGGGTGCCCACCCATGTTATAATCGCCACAGGTTTTGTTTTATCCGCAGGATAGTATACCTTTAGGGGAAGACCCAAGTCATCAGCTTGTTTCTGTAGGAATGTTATGCATGGTTCTGAATGGAAAGAagtgtaaattttttaaaaatttcgatgCTTAGACTAGGTGGGGTTCAGAAAAAAGGAATTCTAATGACAaaggtacatacatacatgcgtGTTTGGATTATTATTAGTATATTGATTAGTTGAACACATTAAACAAATTTGCACTGGTGTTaaattaaaggaaattaaaagtTTCTTTTGGACAAAAAGCACATAATGGTTAAAGCTGAAAAAATGGTTAGATAATTTGTAGGTGTTTGGAAGAATGTTTAATAGAACATAAAATTTAGatgtaaaagtttatttaaaaaaaactaaaattaggTTTTGAAAGTATGTGTAATagaacttaaaaattttaaaaagatggtttttattattttttttgcaaaaaaccaATCCCAAAAATATTACCAATCTCAGCATCATATCGATAATTTCCACATAATATTTAGAACATTCAACTCAATTCAGTATGCAACCTTGTCTCTCTGGTAATGAACAATGCCATTGTCCATCGATTGTTGGCGGCAATTTCAAGTGCATCAGAGCATCATATGACAATAGCAGTAATGCCTCAGGGGCATTTGCCTTAGATGCAATGCCTTCATTCATGGGTCAAGCCATATCAATGCTACACCATCATTAGACTTTAGGATAAATCAACCATAAATGGTGACAAACAATAGGACGACAAAGTCTTAGTTCCATAATTACAAGGCGAACAATGGTGTATGGCACGTGCTTGAAAACAATTTGGCAGGAAAAgccaaaaatttcaaccacccttttcaaatgaaaaaagaGAGCAATACAtacatgaaatattttaaaatcgaGGCATTACCAGAAATGGCTTCAGACAGGTTCCTTTGAAATATGGTTTTTAGAAGTTTGCCTTTTTCAGAATTTACTTACATGCTATGCAGACTTTGGGCTGTTAAATTTATTCAAGCACTCATAAACTCTAACGGAAACGGAAGAGCAATTTGATGAACAAGCAACTCATCATGTGCTGCTGACTTCGCCAATTACCGACAATTGATGTCAATTAGAGACAATTCAGTTTCATAATGCAACAATTTTAGCGAAAAGATTATAAAAgcaaaaagaaatttcaaagtttgaagaaattttgtatgggaaTCAACATTTTGAACGTAAGAGAAACTAGGAAATAATCTAAATGTTGACGTCTTTCGATCAATGAATTGGTTTATTTTAAAACTACAAAAGTAGAAGGAAAATCgcttatatcagattatggaccgtttCAAACAATACATGGGACGAATTTCACCACATTCGGCTAGAATATTCACAAGTGCTAAAAACTCAAATTAGTTGATTGGTAAATATTGATGATCGATCTTTCATCGTATCATACTACGCGTGTAGGTTGGGAGGCAAAACAGAATT includes:
- the LOC106087411 gene encoding aminoacylase-1 isoform X1, with protein sequence MSAWEDNEEIKLFREYLRIPSVHPDIDYEPCITFLQKQADDLGLPLKVYYPADKTKPVAIITWVGTQPNLPSVVLNSHMDVVPVFEDKWTHPPFGAEMDSEGRIFARGSQDMKCVGMQYLAAIRALKKRGTTMKRTVHITFVADEEIGGHLGMEAFVKTDDFKKLNVGFSLDEGVAATDDTYLVYYAERSIWQIHFQITGTAGHGSLLLKNTVGEKFHYILNKMMAFRANESKRLESDASLSIGDVTTVNLTTLKGGVQSNVVPPFMDVCFDIRLAITVDHGDFEKQVRQWCLEAGGDIELYFEQKEPKIQATKTDDSNIYWKAFENCLVNDLGLKIVKQVFPGGTDSRHLRYVGVPAIGFSPMINTPVLLHDHDEFLKADTYLRGIEIYEKLIPAVVNV